The following are encoded in a window of Candida dubliniensis CD36 chromosome 4, complete sequence genomic DNA:
- a CDS encoding uncharacterized protein (conserved hypothetical protein): MSTYRKTYKNQSKRFNNGNNSNSTSTELTNLVEMFPDWEADELQGLLSENDNSLEIVIDLIVNNKVSKWEPIKKEKHKKKEHKDDTTDSVTGNANGASNSTIATGDRRLNNKAKTSSSSRPPKRQHPNAAHKKNEKTERQKVSSASATSATSSVTKESAPPSNSWAAALSNDKPKRQETKSEVSESIPSSKDGVVPEADEPSGEPSGEPSGELETSQQESENVVQERVESVPEQSEIEHTKPVLKQAAIPEPKQGSWASAIAPKTKPKPKAVSKPVPQQPEESKPEEHVPVQEESKPVEDVLEETAVEAVQTIQPTTDEPVEAPTTSTVAAVADVSFSEPTASSIIDQQPQVVLPTTQQQVDSVGISFGSLSVDAGEPKEATEVTRDEVIPDQVQPEQQQQQQQQQQQPLQEQQRYGLYNQQPAQQRYQQNNYQQQSQYSKQQQQQPQASQPTQQQQQQQYDYYGQYQQQQYPQQTAQPGAQFAGYPGFDYNAYNQQAFAAAATASPAASHVATIGGGVGGYNQYAQQGNSADSTQSPIVNQSTLQQQQAAVLAAQQQQQQLPTPFGYPAYYNYYYNNPYFNAGGLGSTGFSAPQQGTQQGAQQQQQQQQPSQQGGQQPVSSASQQGSVSSNSFGAQQQYYNPNQFNSRYPGYSYPPQQQGQQASQHTSGQSQQGTQTASDGASDGQQTSQQQGQSSQQHQSQQQQHAQPVPQQHMMPQYGAYQQYPQYGYQDSNQYRGGWY, encoded by the coding sequence ATGTCAACGTATCGAAAAACATATAAGAATCAACTGAAACGATTCAATAATGGTAACAATAGTAATAGCACATCTACTGAATTGACAAATTTGGTCGAAATGTTCCCAGACTGGGAAGCAGACGAATTACAAGGTTTGTTGTCGGAGAATGATAACTCTTTAGAAATTGTGATTGACTTGATAGTTAATAACAAGGTATCCAAATGGGAACCAATTAAGAAGGAAAAACATAAGAAGAAAGAACATAAGGACGACACAACTGATTCAGTGACTGGCAACGCCAATGGTGCATCAAATTCTACTATAGCCACAGGAGATAGAAGGCTCAACAATAAAGCTAAAACTTCGTCGTCCTCGAGACCTCCTAAGAGACAACATCCTAATGCAGCTCATAAGAAGAATGAAAAGACAGAAAGACAAAAGGTTTCCTCCGCCTCTGCTACAAGTGCAACTAGTTCGGTAACCAAGGAATCGGCCCCACCTTCAAATTCATGGGCAGCAGCTTTATCTAATGATAAACCAAAGAGACAAGAAACAAAATCCGAAGTATCTGAAAGCATACCAAGCAGCAAAGATGGTGTTGTGCCAGAAGCAGATGAACCTTCTGGTGAACCTTCTGGTGAACCTTCTGGTGAATTAGAAACATCACAACAAGAATCGGAAAATGTTGTTCAGGAACGAGTCGAGTCTGTCCCAGAACAATCAGAAATAGAACACACAAAACCAGTTTTGAAACAGGCAGCAATTCCCGAACCAAAACAAGGATCTTGGGCGTCAGCCATTGCACCAAAAACTAAGCCAAAGCCTAAAGCTGTTAGTAAGCCTGTGCCACAACAACCAGAGGAATCCAAACCGGAAGAACATGTTCCAGTCCAAGAAGAATCTAAGCCAGTTGAAGATGTTTTAGAGGAAACTGCAGTTGAAGCTGTTCAAACTATTCAACCAACAACTGATGAACCAGTGGAAGCACCAACTACCTCTactgttgctgctgttgccGATGTTTCATTTTCTGAACCTACTGCTTCTTCAATTATAgatcaacaaccacaagTTGTATTGCCAACtacacaacaacaagttgATTCTGTGGGTATTTCATTCGGATCATTGTCAGTTGATGCAGGTGAACCAAAAGAAGCAACAGAAGTCACACGAGATGAGGTTATTCCTGACCAAGTTCAAccagaacaacaacagcaacaacaacaacaacaacaacagccattgcaagaacaacaacgtTATGGATTATACAATCAACAACCAGCACAACAAAGATaccaacaaaataattatcaacaacagaGTCAATACTCtaagcaacaacaacaacagccaCAAGCAAGTCAGCcaacacaacaacagcaacagcaacaataCGACTACTATggtcaatatcaacaacaacaatatccTCAACAAACAGCTCAACCAGGTGCTCAATTTGCTGGTTATCCAGGATTCGATTACAATGCGTACAACCAACAAGCCtttgctgctgctgctacTGCCTCTCCAGCTGCTAGTCATGTTGCTAcaattggtggtggtgtaGGAGGTTACAATCAATATGCTCAACAAGGCAATTCTGCTGATTCTACTCAAAGTCCAATTGTCAATCAATCTacattacaacaacaacaagctGCTGTATTGGCTGctcaacaacagcaacaacaattgcCTACTCCATTTGGTTATCCTGCATActacaattattattacaacaATCCATATTTTAATGCTGGTGGTTTAGGCTCAACTGGATTTAGTGCTCCTCAACAAGGAACTCAACAAGGagctcaacaacaacaacagcaacaacagccaTCTCAACAAGGTGGACAACAACCAGTTTCTTCTGCCAGCCAACAAGGATCTGTTTCAAGTAATAGTTTTGGtgctcaacaacaatactaCAATcctaatcaatttaatagCAGATATCCTGGTTATTCTTATCCTCCTCAACAACAAGGTCAACAAGCATCTCAACATACTTCGGGTCAATCACAACAAGGAACTCAAACTGCATCTGATGGTGCTTCTGATGGTCAACAAACctcacaacaacaaggaCAATCAtctcaacaacatcaactgcaacaacaacagcatgCACAACCTGTTCCTCAACAGCATATGATGCCACAATACGGAGCTTATCAACAATACCCTCAATATGGGTACCAAGATTCCAATCAGTACCGTGGTGGCTGGTACTAA
- a CDS encoding tubulin tyrosine ligase, putative (Similar to S. cerevisiae PBY1;~In S. cerevisiae: putative tubulin tyrosine ligase associated with P-bodies) has protein sequence MHVLLTNDDGPLNDKSCPYFKYLVDEIITTTDWDLSIVVPDQQRSWIGKAHFAGKTLSASYIYTKVSTLEPNDKINTFEGPFSRPEPKFHNDNEYQEWCLINSTPAACADIGIHHLYAHSKNKPVDLVISGPNFGKNSSNLYILASGTVGAAMEAVTHGVKSIALSYAFNNLDHDYYILKEAAKISVKLIKKLYQQLQSSSNIDLFSINIPLVDSLNLESTKIYYAPILQNHWESIYTPLLETNEKGQLQFSWTPDFKKVYKDGLADKNHTDSRVLLEEGISVTPLQAAFRVVDPLKGEIKLTEEEENQEEEQKINDNTLLITIPKESYIYNPIVEPFKKLGYKITSDKSVIGSGIPIFHYGEYEDIELDFVGDSHYFIPSYIYRKALIRKHYLANTVHHYVTKNPQSILKVAVPESYQLEVDYAEFLDDALDDSYELRDEVNQGEKLWILKPSMSDKGQGIRIFKTLDQLQEIFNSFEENDEEDEKEEEDNGIILSQLRHFIVQEYKSDPLLLSGYDKKKFHLRTYVVCVGDLKVFVYKNILTLFAGEPFQLPVDVDEEEISLAGHLTNTCLQENENPLVVPFWKLQGFDESDKNIVFDQICDITRELFKAATSVDKMNFQPINNAIEIFGIDFLVNSDFSVNLLEVNSYPDFKQTGDDLKEIIYELFERVATELIDPIINGNVVPVKDGESNLIEVL, from the coding sequence ATGCATGTGCTATTAactaatgatgatggtcCATTGAACGATAAACTGTGTCCTTATTTTAAGTATcttgttgatgaaattatCACTACTACTGATTGGGATCTCTCAATAGTAGTACCCGATCAACAACGATCATGGATTGGTAAAGCTCATTTTGCTGGGAAAACATTATCAGCAAGTTATATTTACACCAAAGTGTCTACATTAGAACcaaatgataaaataaatacatTTGAAGGTCCTTTCTCTAGACCTGAACCCAAATTtcataatgataatgaatatCAAGAATGGTGTTTAATAAATAGTACTCCGGCAGCATGTGCTGATATTGGTATTCATCATTTATATGCCCAttctaaaaataaaccGGTTGATTTGGTTATTAGTGGACCCAATTTTGGTAAGAATTCAAgcaatttatatatattagcTAGTGGAACCGTAGGTGCGGCCATGGAAGCAGTTACTCATGGagttaaatcaattgcttTAAGTTATgcttttaataatttagatcatgattattatattttaaaagaaGCGGCGAAAATTTCggttaaattgattaaaaaattatatcaacaattacaaagctcatcaaatattgatttattttctatTAATATTCCATTAGTTGATTCTTTAAATTTGGAATCTACTAAAATTTATTATGCTCCTATTTTACAAAATCATTGGGAATCAATTTATACTCCATTATTGGAAACTAATGAAAAAGGACAATTACAGTTTTCATGGACTCCagattttaaaaaagtGTATAAAGATGGATTAGCTGATAAGAACCATACAGATAGTCGAGTTTTATTGGAAGAAGGAATCAGTGTTACTCCTTTACAAGCGGCGTTTCGAGTTGTTGATCCATTAAAAGgtgaaataaaattgaccgaggaagaagaaaaccAGGAGGAAGAACAGAAAATCAATGACAATACTCTTTTAATTACAATACCAAAAGAATCATACATTTACAATCCTATAGTGGAGccattcaaaaaattagGATATAAAATCACTTCTGATAAAAGTGTTATTGGTTCGGGTATACCAATTTTCCATTATGGTGAGTACgaagatattgaattggattttGTTGGTGATAGTCACTATTTCATTCCATCGTATATTTATCGTAAAGCACTTATTCGTAAACATTATCTTGCCAATACAGTTCATCATTATGTTACCAAGAATCctcaatcaattttgaaagttGCTGTACCGGAAAGTTATCAATTAGAAGTTGATTATGCTGAATTTTTGGATGATGCATTGGATGATTCTTATGAATTGAGAGATGAAGTGAACCAAGGGGAGAAATTATGGATTTTAAAACCCAGTATGAGTGATAAAGGTCAAGGTATCAGAATTTTCAAAACCCTTGATCAATTGCAggaaattttcaattcatttgaagaaaatgatgaagaagatgaaaaagaagaagaagataacGGTATTATTTTGTCTCAACTTCGTCATTTTATTGTCCAAGAATATAAAAGTGATCCCTTGTTGCTTTCTGGTTAtgacaagaaaaaattcCATTTACGTACTTATGTTGTCTGTGTTGGTGATTTGAAAGTCTTTGTTTACAAGAATATTTTGACCTTGTTTGCTGGTGAACCATTTCAGTTACCTGTTGACGTGGATGAAGAGGAAATATCGTTAGCAGGTCATTTAACCAATACTTGTTTGCAAGAAAATGAGAATCCGTTGGTAGTACCATTTTGGAAATTGCAAGGTTTTGATGAGAGTGATAAAAACATTGTGTTTGATCAAATTTGTGATATTACACgagaattatttaaagCAGCTACAAGTGTGGATAAGATGAATTTTCAACCAATTAACAATGCCATAGAAATATTTGGAATAGATTTCTTAGTGAATAGTGATTTTTCAGTCAACTTATTAGAAGTTAATTCATACCCTGATTTTAAACAAACAGGAGATGATTTGAAGGAGATTATTtatgaattatttgaaagaGTGGCCactgaattaattgatccaataataaatggaaATGTTGTACCTGTGAAAGATGGAGAGAGTAACTTGATAGAAGTTTTATAG
- the NHP6A gene encoding high-mobility group non-histone chromosomal protein, putative, translating into MAPGERKKSSRKKKDPDAPKRSLSAYMFFANENRDIVRAENPGISFGQVGKLLGEKWKALNSEDKLPYENKAEADKKRYEKEKAEYAKKNSI; encoded by the coding sequence ATGGCTCCAGgtgaaagaaagaagtcctctagaaagaagaaggacCCAGATGCTCCAAAAAGATCTTTATCCGCTTACATGTTTTTTGCTAACGAAAACAGAGACATTGTTAGAGCTGAAAACCCAGGTATTTCATTCGGTCAAGTTGGTAAATTATTGGGTGAAAAATGGAAGGCTTTGAACAGTGAAGATAAGTTACCATATGAAAACAAAGCTGAAGCTGATAAAAAGAGatatgaaaaagaaaaggcTGAATATGCTAAAAAGAACTCCATCTAA